From Heliomicrobium undosum, the proteins below share one genomic window:
- a CDS encoding cytochrome c3 family protein, with product MTPGIKKIILLSFALIAVCAVAFSLQEHMLPESFYSPGHLSEAHAENVAGCADCHRPWTKVTSESCATADCHSREKMALQMTKDLLSFHEKKQSDDCMTCHREHRGATATASAQFDHSMADIKQRCAECHEGPKNHEDAFGNDCAACHSVEAWKPATFDHSKYFRLTGDHQLSCAECHPGGDYKTYTCVSCHSESEMLREHHTSNYARIENCVECHNGKRSFTERSRRDGADSFGDFRTDRFKEEPNGEYRSDRSLREDDRIYRREDGRRSRDYREFHSH from the coding sequence ATGACGCCAGGGATAAAAAAAATCATCCTTCTTTCCTTCGCGCTGATCGCTGTCTGCGCCGTCGCCTTCAGCCTGCAAGAACATATGTTGCCAGAATCCTTCTACTCGCCGGGCCACCTGTCGGAGGCCCATGCAGAAAACGTGGCAGGCTGCGCCGACTGTCACCGCCCTTGGACCAAGGTGACATCTGAAAGTTGCGCGACCGCTGATTGTCACAGCCGTGAAAAGATGGCCCTTCAGATGACCAAGGATCTGCTGAGCTTTCATGAGAAAAAGCAAAGCGATGATTGCATGACCTGCCATCGGGAACACCGAGGCGCGACGGCGACCGCGAGCGCCCAGTTCGATCACAGCATGGCTGACATCAAACAGCGTTGCGCCGAGTGTCACGAAGGGCCGAAGAACCATGAAGACGCCTTCGGGAATGACTGCGCCGCCTGCCACAGCGTGGAGGCGTGGAAACCGGCCACCTTTGACCATAGCAAGTATTTTCGGCTTACTGGCGACCACCAACTCTCCTGTGCGGAGTGCCACCCTGGCGGTGACTATAAGACCTATACCTGCGTGTCTTGCCACAGTGAAAGCGAAATGCTTCGCGAACACCATACATCCAACTATGCCAGGATCGAGAACTGCGTTGAATGTCATAACGGGAAGCGGAGCTTCACGGAGCGGTCCCGGCGAGATGGCGCCGATAGTTTTGGAGATTTCCGAACAGACCGGTTCAAAGAAGAACCCAATGGGGAGTATCGCTCAGACAGGTCCCTTCGAGAGGATGACAGGATCTATCGAAGAGAGGATGGGCGACGCAGTCGGGATTATAGGGAATTCCACAGCCATTAA
- a CDS encoding response regulator transcription factor: MIPLRILLAEDDQRLGKLIDHMLKREGHEVDWVQRGDDAYHYAKASHYDLFILDWMMPVMDGVTLCRQLRQDGFQCPILMLTAKDAVEDRVQGLDAGADDYLVKPFASAELMARLRALSRRSKVPLQEEIVQVADLVLNRNRHSVTRGGEEITLTSREFALLDLLVQNKGQVLPREMIMERVWGFDADVTDNTLDAYIRLLRKKIEPPGAAKLIHNIRGVGYTLEE; encoded by the coding sequence GTGATTCCATTGCGCATTTTGCTGGCCGAAGACGACCAGCGGCTGGGCAAACTGATCGACCACATGCTGAAAAGGGAAGGCCATGAGGTCGACTGGGTGCAGCGCGGCGACGACGCCTATCATTACGCCAAGGCGTCCCATTATGATTTGTTCATTCTCGATTGGATGATGCCGGTCATGGACGGCGTGACCCTCTGCCGCCAGTTGCGGCAGGACGGTTTTCAGTGCCCGATTCTCATGTTGACGGCCAAGGATGCCGTAGAGGATCGGGTGCAGGGCCTGGACGCCGGCGCTGACGACTACCTGGTCAAACCTTTCGCGTCGGCTGAGTTGATGGCCCGGCTGCGGGCGCTTTCCCGCCGTAGCAAAGTTCCCTTGCAGGAAGAGATCGTCCAGGTGGCCGACCTGGTTTTAAACCGCAACCGTCACTCGGTGACGCGCGGCGGCGAGGAGATCACCCTGACCAGCCGCGAGTTTGCCTTGCTCGATCTGCTGGTGCAGAACAAGGGACAGGTGCTTCCCCGCGAGATGATCATGGAGCGGGTCTGGGGGTTTGACGCCGATGTGACCGACAACACCCTGGACGCCTATATCCGATTGCTGCGCAAAAAAATCGAACCCCCCGGCGCCGCCAAGTTGATTCACAACATCCGGGGCGTTGGCTACACACTGGAGGAATAG
- a CDS encoding sensor histidine kinase, with protein sequence MFTRIRARLTLGYAALMIVILVAFTGITYGLLHSILQQEERQEMKMMLSRVADQQLNEMKRRARLRGPNDVTVEQKRERRYAPLRDGAEGERDAVGSGYADYAARGNDEDKLDDDADGAKRGGNRFVFLLTLDERGTVLRSVDEYPALRPQIMEAVQQWRPAAFETRGAHFSEEDRSELHILLGAQPVLDHGRFAGMVYAGMDVSDSRHVLYRLLFVLGALSILFLLLAAGAGYYMAGRAMVPIIHSFHRQREFVADASHELRTPLSILQSSIDVIEADDGRNLSEFSRQVLADMKDEVGRMTRLVGDLLTLARADSGKLELQRESFDLRPVAEQLFRTFQHRANAQGLTLEMDGPPSLPVFVDRERVTQLLCILLDNAVKYTPEGGKVSLSLARAGGGHNDTLQVKVQDTGIGISPEDQQHIFERFYRADKGRSRQAGGVGLGLSIAHWIVEAHGGTIRVESAPGKGSSFIVLVPVKEQRAVVALNSNH encoded by the coding sequence GTGTTTACGCGGATCCGCGCGCGCCTGACCCTGGGATATGCCGCGTTGATGATCGTCATCCTGGTTGCCTTTACCGGGATCACCTACGGCCTGCTGCACTCCATCCTCCAGCAGGAGGAGCGGCAGGAGATGAAAATGATGCTGTCCAGGGTCGCTGATCAGCAGTTGAATGAGATGAAGCGACGGGCTCGTCTGCGCGGTCCCAACGATGTGACGGTGGAACAAAAGCGGGAAAGAAGATATGCGCCGCTCCGCGACGGCGCTGAAGGGGAGCGGGACGCTGTCGGTTCTGGGTATGCCGACTACGCCGCAAGAGGCAACGACGAGGACAAACTCGACGATGACGCCGATGGGGCGAAGCGCGGCGGCAACCGATTCGTCTTCCTGCTCACGCTTGACGAGCGGGGAACCGTGCTTCGCAGCGTCGATGAGTATCCCGCCCTGCGTCCGCAGATCATGGAAGCGGTGCAGCAGTGGAGACCAGCCGCTTTCGAGACGAGAGGCGCCCATTTTTCCGAAGAAGACCGAAGCGAATTGCACATCCTGCTGGGGGCGCAGCCGGTGCTCGACCACGGCCGGTTTGCCGGAATGGTCTATGCCGGCATGGATGTGAGCGATTCCCGCCATGTCCTCTACCGCCTGCTTTTTGTCCTGGGCGCCCTGTCGATCCTCTTTCTGCTGTTGGCCGCTGGCGCCGGCTATTACATGGCCGGAAGAGCCATGGTGCCGATCATCCACTCCTTTCATCGCCAGCGCGAGTTTGTCGCCGACGCATCCCACGAACTGCGCACGCCCTTGAGCATCCTCCAGTCGTCCATCGATGTGATCGAGGCTGACGATGGGCGCAACCTGTCCGAGTTTTCCCGGCAGGTGCTGGCAGACATGAAAGACGAGGTCGGGCGCATGACCCGCCTGGTTGGCGACCTGCTCACGCTGGCCCGCGCCGATTCGGGGAAACTGGAGTTGCAACGGGAGTCTTTCGACCTGCGCCCTGTGGCGGAACAGCTGTTTCGCACCTTCCAACACCGGGCGAACGCGCAGGGATTGACGCTGGAGATGGACGGACCGCCGAGTCTTCCCGTTTTCGTCGACCGGGAGCGTGTCACCCAACTGCTCTGCATCCTTTTGGATAACGCCGTCAAGTACACGCCGGAAGGCGGCAAGGTCAGCCTCTCGCTGGCGCGGGCCGGCGGGGGGCATAACGATACCCTGCAAGTGAAGGTTCAGGATACGGGGATCGGCATCAGTCCCGAGGACCAGCAACACATCTTTGAGCGCTTTTACCGGGCCGACAAGGGCCGCTCCCGGCAAGCCGGCGGTGTCGGCCTCGGCCTTAGCATCGCCCACTGGATCGTCGAGGCCCACGGCGGGACGATCCGCGTGGAAAGCGCGCCGGGCAAAGGGAGCAGTTTTATTGTCCTTGTGCCGGTAAAAGAGCAACGCGCCGTTGTTGCGCTGAATAGTAACCATTAA
- the mntA gene encoding type VII toxin-antitoxin system MntA family adenylyltransferase antitoxin produces MATFSLEAEKSLIISILKERLSPIAIVLFGSGAKNRLGPESDIDVAFLADRSLDELALFRLSQELSLSLNRDVDLIDLSTASTVFQAQILSTGQVIFCRNSERLLAFHALTLKKYARLNEERQCIFDAERERMRAHDS; encoded by the coding sequence ATGGCAACCTTCTCTTTAGAAGCCGAAAAGTCCTTGATTATCTCCATATTGAAAGAAAGGCTTTCGCCAATTGCGATTGTCTTGTTCGGTTCGGGAGCGAAGAACCGACTGGGCCCGGAGAGCGATATCGATGTCGCTTTTCTCGCAGACAGGTCCTTGGATGAACTTGCCCTTTTTCGCCTTAGTCAGGAATTGTCCCTCTCGCTGAATCGCGATGTGGACCTCATCGACCTATCGACGGCTTCTACGGTGTTTCAAGCGCAGATATTGTCTACAGGCCAGGTCATCTTCTGCCGTAATAGTGAACGACTGCTCGCCTTCCATGCCTTAACACTGAAGAAATACGCCCGGTTGAACGAGGAGCGCCAGTGTATCTTTGATGCCGAAAGAGAGAGGATGCGCGCCCATGATTCCTGA
- the hepT gene encoding type VII toxin-antitoxin system HepT family RNase toxin gives MIPDVAWNKRESIERCWRRVQEEYAQNPDNLTNYTKQDAIVLNIQRMCEIAIDMAAHVIAARGWGLPKNSREMFEILHQQGIIDEHLVKALKGMVGFRRIVVQYIEKG, from the coding sequence ATGATTCCTGATGTAGCCTGGAACAAACGCGAAAGCATAGAACGCTGTTGGCGGCGCGTTCAAGAGGAATACGCCCAGAACCCGGACAATTTGACCAATTACACCAAACAGGATGCCATCGTGCTCAATATCCAGCGCATGTGCGAGATCGCCATCGATATGGCTGCCCATGTAATCGCCGCGCGTGGATGGGGTCTTCCTAAAAACAGCCGCGAGATGTTTGAAATCCTTCATCAACAGGGTATCATTGATGAGCATTTAGTAAAAGCCCTGAAAGGGATGGTCGGTTTTCGCCGGATCGTCGTGCAGTACATCGAAAAAGGTTGA